A genomic window from Punica granatum isolate Tunisia-2019 chromosome 2, ASM765513v2, whole genome shotgun sequence includes:
- the LOC116194821 gene encoding cytochrome c oxidase subunit 5C-2-like: protein MAGHKVAHATLQGPSVIKEIIIGFTIALAAGTLWKMHHWNEQKKVRAFYDMLEKGEISIIAEEQ from the coding sequence ATGGCTGGCCACAAAGTTGCTCACGCTACATTGCAGGGACCGAGTGTCATCAAGGAGATAATAATAGGCTTCACGATTGCTCTGGCTGCTGGCACCCTCTGGAAAATGCACCACTGGAACGAGCAGAAGAAAGTTCGGGCATTTTATGACATGCTAGAGAAAGGGGAGATCAGCATCATAGCTGAGGAACAGTGA
- the LOC116195203 gene encoding putative pectinesterase/pectinesterase inhibitor 24, with amino-acid sequence MASLYGKISEAEQARLKARRKSWRRIITIALSSVVLAVVIVAAVVGTQSHRAGSKKDGVGSDPSSLSTSVKAVCDVTLYKESCYNSMSQKVKPNQFVQPHDLFKLSVMVAMDELSKASEHISGQMKAMNDSAAAAAVDSCGELLDLAMDHLNGSYMSGLDASDDLRTWLSTARTCLETCIDGFDELALGPLKGTVKGYLKTPQELTSNSLAIITWISNIMGSIKLRRLMGFDYPHKSSQVAPKPLHHKDQSFPEWLKPKDRKLIQSSADLRKIANVVVAKDGSGKYKTIKAALKAVPDKSDKRYVIYVKKGVYVENVRVEKPKWNVVMVGDGKDATIVSGRLNVVDGTPTFQSATFAVFGKGFIARDMGFRNTAGPSKHQAVALMSTADQSVFYRCKFDAFQDTLYAHSNRQFYRECDILGTVDFIFGNSAVVLQTCNIRPRVPMKGQQDTITAQGRVDPNQNTGISIQNCTLWPWGDLRNVRTYLGRPWKNYSRTVYMTSLMGGFIDPKGWLPWTGDSAPSTIYYAEYKNYGSGSNTKNRVKWKGLRTNLSTKEAEKFTVKSFIMGDSWIKKADVSFKSGL; translated from the exons ATGGCCTCTTTGTATGGGAAGATCAGTGAAGCCGAGCAGGCGAGGCTCAAAGCTCGCCGGAAATCCTGGAGGAGGATCATCACCATTGCCTTGTCTTCCGTCGTCCTCGCTGTTGTCATAGTGGCTGCTGTTGTTGGGACACAGTCCCACAGAGCTGGCTCCAAGAAGGATGGAGTGGGCAGCGACCCCAGTTCGTTGTCGACCTCGGTGAAGGCCGTGTGCGATGTGACATTGTACAAGGAGTCGTGCTACAATAGCATGTCCCAGAAAGTGAAGCCCAACCAGTTCGTGCAGCCGCACGATCTGTTTAAGCTGTCGGTCATGGTGGCGATGGACGAACTGAGTAAAGCGTCTGAGCATATCTCGGGTCAGatgaaggcgatgaatgacTCGGCGGCAGCGGCAGCAGTAGACAGCTGCGGGGAGCTCCTGGACCTTGCGATGGATCATCTGAATGGCTCTTACATGTCGGGCCTAGATGCTTCAGATGATCTACGGACCTGGCTCAGCACGGCCAGGACATGTCTCGAGACTTGCATTGATGGGTTCGACGAGTTAGCCCTTGGGCCGTTGAAAGGCACGGTCAAGGGCTACCTGAAGACCCCGCAAGAGCTCACTAGCAACAGTCTTGCCATCATCACGTGGATCTCGAACATCATGGGCTCGATCAAGTTGAGGCGGCTCATGGGGTTCGACTATCCTCATAAGAGCAGCCAAGTGGCGCCCAAGCCGTTGCATCATAAGGACCAAAGCTTCCCCGAGTGGCTTAAACCCAAGGACCGGAAGCTCATTCAGAGCTCGGCGGATCTGAGGAAGATTGCGAATGTGGTGGTGGCCAAGGACGGGTCAGGGAAGTACAAGACCATCAAGGCCGCATTAAAGGCCGTGCCTGACAAGAGTGACAAGAGGTATGTCATATACGTGAAGAAAGGGGTTTACGTGGAGAACGTCCGGGTCGAGAAGCCCAAGTGGAACGTCGTGATGGTTGGGGATGGCAAGGACGCGACCATAGTGTCCGGGAGACTGAACGTTGTGGATGGGACCCCGACATTTCAATCCGCAACTTTCG CTGTTTTCGGGAAAGGATTCATTGCCCGGGACATGGGGTTCCGCAACACTGCAGGCCCGAGCAAGCATCAGGCGGTGGCGCTAATGTCTACTGCAGATCAGTCGGTGTTCTACCGTTGCAAGTTCGACGCATTCCAAGACACCCTGTACGCCCACTCAAACCGACAGTTCTATCGGGAGTGTGACATCTTAGGGACAGTCGACTTCATCTTCGGAAATTCGGCAGTCGTGCTCCAGACATGCAACATCCGCCCCAGGGTCCCAATGAAGGGCCAGCAGGACACAATCACTGCCCAGGGCAGGGTCGACCCAAACCAGAACACTGGGATATCGATTCAAAACTGCACCCTTTGGCCGTGGGGGGACCTGCGTAATGTAAGAACCTATCTCGGGAGGCCATGGAAGAATTACTCGAGGACAGTGTACATGACCTCGTTGATGGGGGGCTTCATCGACCCCAAGGGCTGGCTACCTTGGACAGGGGACTCGGCGCCGAGCACGATCTACTATGCAGAGTACAAGAACTACGGGTCAGGGTCCAACACGAAGAACCGGGTCAAGTGGAAGGGGCTGAGGACAAATCTAAGCACCAAAGAGGCTGAGAAGTTCACCGTGAAGTCATTCATCATGGGGGACAGTTGGATCAAGAAGGCCGATGTCAGCTTCAAATCTGGCCTGTGA